Within Streptomyces antibioticus, the genomic segment GAGGGTTCATGCGCGCCCGGCGGTAGATTTTTCTACGCGTCCGCCGCCGGGTGCCGTCCGCCCAGGTCAGTCGGCCGCCGGTGTCAGCACGAAGACCGGAATCTCCCGATCCGTCTTCTTCTGGTAGTCGGCGTAGGGCGGGAACGCGGCGACGGCCCGCTCCCACCACCGCGCCTTCTCCTCGCCGGTGACCTCACGGGCCGTCATGTCCTGCTTGACCGTGCGGTCCCGCAGCTCCACATGGGGGTCGGCCTTGACGTTGTGGTACCAGACCGGGTGCTCGGGCGCCCCGCCCTTCGAGGCGACCAGGGCGTACTCCCCGTCGTGCTCGACCCGCATCAGCGGCGTCTTGCGGATCTTCCCGCTGCGGGCGCCCCGCGTGGTCAGCAGGATCACGGGCAGCCCCGTGTCCTGCAAGGTCGTCCCCTCGGTGCCGCCGGAGCTCTCGTACAGCTCCACCTGCTCACGCACCCACTGGGTCGGACTCGGCTCGTACTCGCCTTCGAGCGGCATGGCTCTCCGTCCTCTTCGTAGCGTCGGCTGACGCCTCGATTCAACAACGGCCCGCCCGGGATTCGTCCGCACCGGGCCGAGCCCCGGCCACCTCTTCACCTCCCGGCCCTCAGGCCACCGTGCCCACCGCCAGCACGGTCATCACCGCGCTCGACACCAGCGCCGTGACCAGCCGCCCCCGGTGACCCGTCAGAGCCCGCCCGAGCAGCGCCCCGCCCCCGGCGACCAGCACCTGCCAGCTCGCCGACGCGGCGAACGCCGCTCCCACGAACACCCCTTGTTCCAGGGGCCGTACGGCCTCGGAGGCCCCGCTGCCGAGGACCAGGGCGGCGAAGTAGACCACGGTGGCCGGATTGAGCAGGGTGATCCCCAGCAGACTCAGAAAGGCCCGCCGGGCGGACGGCGGTGGCGGCACGGCCCGCACGGCGAGATACCGCGCCCGGTACCGGCGTACGGCGGTCAGCGCGCCCCGGGCGGCCAGCGCCAGCAGGACCAGGGCCGAGGCCCAGCGCAGCGGCACCAGCACCGGCCGCAGCGCGACCGCGACGGCCGAGCCGCCGACGGTGGCCAGCAGGGCGTACAGCCCGTCGGCGGTGGCGACCCCGAGGGCGGCGCACACCCCGGTACGCAGGGAGGTCCGCGCGGTCAGCGAGACGAGGTAGGTCGCGACGGCCCCGACCGGTACGGCGATCCCGTACCCGGCGACCAGCCCCGCGACGAGCGCGCCCGTCACGGGTGCGAGGGATCGAGCCTCCGCCGGCCGCCGGACTGCTGCTGTCGCCGCGCGGGAACGGCGTCGGCGGGCGTCAGCGGCAGAAGGGTGTGCTTCATGAACATGGCCGGATCCTGCGGTCCCGGCCCACCTTCCGGCAAGCGGATTTCACCTGCCGGCGCATCGGCGAGTGCTTGCCCGGCGGCCTGCTCGCTCGGCGGCCTGCTTGCCCGGGTTGCGGTTGCCTGGCCCGCGCCTGTCCGGGCTGCGCCGACCTGGTGTGTGCGTGTCCCGGCCCGCGGGCTGCGCGGGCCCGGCTTGCGCCTGCCCGGGCCCGCGGGCTGCGCCGGTCGTGCCCGCCCCGCGGCGCGCTCCCGCCGCGGCCCGCCGCCGGCCGGGCCTGTGACTGCCCTGACCCGCTCACATCCCGGCCCGCGACGGTCTCGACCCGCGACGGTCTCGGCCCGCGACGGTCTCGGCCCGCGACGGTCTCGGCCCGCGACGGTCTCGGCCCGCGACGGTCTCGGCCCGCGACGGTCTCGACCCCCTCTCGCCCCTAACGGCCGCCCGGCCGCCCGGCCGGATCAGCGTCCGTCGCGCAGCAGGGCGCAGACGAAGTCCTCCTGGAGGGCCCGCAGCCGTTCCAGGCGGGCCGGGGCCACGGTCTTGTTGATCTGGGAGGTCACGGAGAACGTCAGGGAGCGGCGGCCGTCGGGGGTGGCGGCCATGAGCTGGGTGTAGCCGGGGAAGTTGCCGGTGTGGCCGAGGACCGTGCCGCAGCGCGTCTGGTAGCGGAAGACGGCCAGGCCGGCGGTGTTGCGGCCCGGCCCCGCCGGTTCCGACGCGCCCTGGATCCAGCGCCGTTGCTCCCGAACGACCTGCTTGCCGTACAGCGCCCCGCCGACGTACCCGCGCACGAAACGCGTCGCGTCGGAGGGCGTGGAGACGATCCCGCCGGACGCCCAGACGCCGGAGGCGCTCAGCACCTCGCTGACGTCCTCGGGCGGGGCGGGCGGGCTCACGTCGTAGCCGTGCAGATACGGCGCCGGCATCCGGTAGCCCTGCGGCAGGCTGGTGCGCCGCAGGTCCAGCGGCCGGTAGACCAGCTTGCGCAGCAGCTCCTCGTACCGGGTGCCGGTGGCGGCCTCGGCCATCAGCGCGACGGCGATGTTGTCGGAGTTGGAGTACCGGTACCGGCTGCCCGGCCGGAACCGCAGCGGCTCGCCGGCCACGTAGTCGAGGAGCCGCCGTGAGTCGAAGCGGTGGCGCGGGTCGGCGGTCAGCACCCTCAGGAACGCGGGCGACTCGGTGTAGTCCGGCAGCCCGCTGGTGTGGTTCAGGAGCTGACGCAGCGTCACCGAGCCCCAGGCGCGCGGCAGTCGGGGGAGCCGCTTGCGCAGGGTGTCGTCCAGCCGCAGCGCGTGCCGGTCGACCAGGGACAGCGCCACCGCGCCGCTGAACGCCTTGGCGGTGCTGGCGATCCGCATGTGGTCGTCCGGGCGGGGCGCGCGCCCGGTGGCGAGGTCGGCCACGCCCGCCCGCACGATCCGGGTCTCCTTGTCGCGCCGCAGCACGGCGATCGCCCCGGGCGGACCGCCCGGCGAGGCCACGAACGCGGCGAGCCGGCGCTGGAGGGCGCTTTCGTCCGGCGGCGGCGCGGCCGTGGCACCGGCCGGCCCGGCCCCGGCCACCGCCGGGATCAGCGCCCCCAGACAGAGGGCGACGACGGTCACCGCCCGCAGCCGCGACCGCGGCGGGGCAGGGCGCGAGGACATGGACATCGGGGCTCCCGGAAGACGGACGGACCTACCGGAGGTCAAGCCTTCGGACACCGGCACCGCCCTGCCTCCCGGACTACTGCACACGGCCCAGACCCCGTCCCGAGGGCCCCGTTCAGTAGGGTGCGCGGATGACCGAACAGGACGAGCAGCGGCCCTTCCTCTACGTCGTCGTCTGCGCCGCCGGGATCGCCTCGGGTGTCGGCACGCTGATCGGCGCCGCCCGCGAGCGGGGGTGGCGGGTCGGGGTCATCGCGACGCCGCACGCCATGAACGGCTTCTTCGACACCGCCGCCGTGGAGGCGCTGACCGGACGCCCGATCCGCTCCGCCTGGCGGCGCCCGGACGATCCCCGTCCCTTCCCCGACCCCGACGCGGTCGTGGTCGCCCCGGCCACCTTCAACACGATCAACAAGTGGGCGGCCGGCATCGCCGACACCCTGGCGCTCGGCACCCTGTGCGAGGTGACGGCGACGGGCGTCCCGGTCGGCGTCCAGCCGTGCGTCTCCGCCGCCCTCGCCACCCATCCGGCCTACCGGGAAAGCCTGATACGGCTGCGCGGGATGGGCGTACGCTTCGGATCCCCCTACGACGGCGCGGACGGCACAGAGTTCGGGTGGAAGCCGGCGTTGGACCTGGTACGTCAGGAGCGGTGACGATGCAGTACGTGAAGCTCGGTTCGACGGGTCTGGACGTGTCGCGGATCTGTCTGGGCTGCATGACCTACGGTCTGCCCGACCGGGGCGTGCACGAGTGGACCCTCGACGAGGAGGCGTCCCGTCCGCTGATCCGGCAGGCGCTGGAGGCCGGCGTCACCTTCTTCGACACCGCGAACGTCTACTCCGACGGCACCAGCGAGGAGATCGTCGGCAGGGCGCTGCGCGACTTCGCCCGGCGCGACGAGATCGTCCTCGCCACGAAGGTGCACAGCCGGATGCGGACCGGGCCCAACGGCGCGGGACTGTCCCGCAAGGCGATCCTGTCCGAGCTGGACAACAGCCTGCGCCGGCTCGGCACCGACCACGTCGACCTCTACCAGATCCACCGCTTCGACCCGCACACCCCGGTCGAGGAGACCATGGAGGCGCTGCACGACGTGGTGAAGGCGGGCAAGGTCCGCTATCTCGGGGCCAGTTCGATGTACGCCTGGCAGTTCGCCAAGATGCAGCACGCCGCCGAACTGCACGGCTGGACGCGCTTCGTCTCCATGCAGAACCACTACAACCTCCTCTACCGCGAGGAGGAGCGCGAGATGCTGCCGCTCTGCGCGGACCAGGGTGTCGGCGTACTGCCCTGGAGTCCGCTGGCCCGCGGCCGGCTGACCCGCGACTGGGGCACCGTCACCGAGCGCAGCGCGACCGACGACTTCGGCGGCCGTCTCTACCTGGACGGCGACCACGCGATCGTCGCCGCCGTCTCCCGGATCGCGGCCGGACGCGGCGTCCCCCGCGCCCGGGTGGCCCTCGCCTGGCTGCTGAGCCGGAGCACGGTCACCGCCCCGATCGTCGGCGCCGCCAAGCCCCACCATCTCGACGACGCGGTGGCCGCACTGGAACTGGAGCTGAGCGAAAAGGAGTTGGCGGAGCTGGAGCAGCCCTATAGCCCGCATCCGATCGCCGGACACTGACCGGTCCGGCGTTCGCTGCCGCGAGCGTCTCCGATAACCCCCTTTATATCGTCCCGTTTTGACGCCTCATCAATTCCGTTGTGGCCGCGCCCGGCGCACGAAACGACGGTATCTCTTGTTCCGCTTGGTCAGGCTGTGCAAAGGTGTGCCGTGTCGCGCACGGGTCGTGCTGTCCCGCGCCGTGCGCGAGAGGCCCCTCTTCGGCGTCCGCACCCCCCACGCTTCACCGAAGCAAATCTATTGGTCTGGACTTTTCCATGGTCCGGACTTGATGACGCATGCCCCCAGGAGGAATGCACTCGTGAATCACGCAGGCATGTCGAATTCCCCTTCGGCGCGCCGCCTGGACGCGACGGACGAACAGCTCGGCGCCGAGCTGAAGCAGCAGTGGACGGGAGCGTCGCCCGCCCCGTACCCCGTCGGCGAACTCCTCGACCGGCACTGGGAGGCGGCCTTCGCCTACGCGCGGCTGTGCACGGACGGGGAACGCGCGGCGGGCATGCTCACCACCGCCGCCTTCACCCGCCTCTTCGGCGCGACCCTGCGCCAGGACGGCCCCACCGCCGCCTGGCGCCCCCACCTCCTGGTGACCATCCGCCGGCTCGCCGCCGAATGGGACGCCGACGGCCCCCGCGACCTGCTCCACCCCGAACTGCGCTCCCACCACGGCGACGGCGAGCGAGTCGCCGCCCGGCTGCTGCCGCCCGCCAACCGGCGCATGCTGTCCCGGGCCTTCCAGCGGCTGCCCCAGTCCGCCCGCTGTCTGCTGTGGCACACCGAGGTGGAGACCGAACCGCTGGCGACGCCCGCCGCGCTGCTCGGCCTCGACGACGACGGCGCCCGTGTCGAACTCCGGCGCGCCC encodes:
- a CDS encoding nitroreductase family deazaflavin-dependent oxidoreductase, giving the protein MPLEGEYEPSPTQWVREQVELYESSGGTEGTTLQDTGLPVILLTTRGARSGKIRKTPLMRVEHDGEYALVASKGGAPEHPVWYHNVKADPHVELRDRTVKQDMTAREVTGEEKARWWERAVAAFPPYADYQKKTDREIPVFVLTPAAD
- a CDS encoding LysE family transporter, which produces MTGALVAGLVAGYGIAVPVGAVATYLVSLTARTSLRTGVCAALGVATADGLYALLATVGGSAVAVALRPVLVPLRWASALVLLALAARGALTAVRRYRARYLAVRAVPPPPSARRAFLSLLGITLLNPATVVYFAALVLGSGASEAVRPLEQGVFVGAAFAASASWQVLVAGGGALLGRALTGHRGRLVTALVSSAVMTVLAVGTVA
- a CDS encoding serine hydrolase domain-containing protein, producing MSMSSRPAPPRSRLRAVTVVALCLGALIPAVAGAGPAGATAAPPPDESALQRRLAAFVASPGGPPGAIAVLRRDKETRIVRAGVADLATGRAPRPDDHMRIASTAKAFSGAVALSLVDRHALRLDDTLRKRLPRLPRAWGSVTLRQLLNHTSGLPDYTESPAFLRVLTADPRHRFDSRRLLDYVAGEPLRFRPGSRYRYSNSDNIAVALMAEAATGTRYEELLRKLVYRPLDLRRTSLPQGYRMPAPYLHGYDVSPPAPPEDVSEVLSASGVWASGGIVSTPSDATRFVRGYVGGALYGKQVVREQRRWIQGASEPAGPGRNTAGLAVFRYQTRCGTVLGHTGNFPGYTQLMAATPDGRRSLTFSVTSQINKTVAPARLERLRALQEDFVCALLRDGR
- a CDS encoding flavoprotein, with translation MTEQDEQRPFLYVVVCAAGIASGVGTLIGAARERGWRVGVIATPHAMNGFFDTAAVEALTGRPIRSAWRRPDDPRPFPDPDAVVVAPATFNTINKWAAGIADTLALGTLCEVTATGVPVGVQPCVSAALATHPAYRESLIRLRGMGVRFGSPYDGADGTEFGWKPALDLVRQER
- a CDS encoding aldo/keto reductase is translated as MQYVKLGSTGLDVSRICLGCMTYGLPDRGVHEWTLDEEASRPLIRQALEAGVTFFDTANVYSDGTSEEIVGRALRDFARRDEIVLATKVHSRMRTGPNGAGLSRKAILSELDNSLRRLGTDHVDLYQIHRFDPHTPVEETMEALHDVVKAGKVRYLGASSMYAWQFAKMQHAAELHGWTRFVSMQNHYNLLYREEEREMLPLCADQGVGVLPWSPLARGRLTRDWGTVTERSATDDFGGRLYLDGDHAIVAAVSRIAAGRGVPRARVALAWLLSRSTVTAPIVGAAKPHHLDDAVAALELELSEKELAELEQPYSPHPIAGH